In a genomic window of Glycine max cultivar Williams 82 chromosome 13, Glycine_max_v4.0, whole genome shotgun sequence:
- the LOC102662908 gene encoding uncharacterized protein: protein MQSPNPNDDDDDLFTLSLSWNPTRASNLPTLIMQPQPQNPFINPRLAPYTASNHNNMNAGVDHVQANAHVPSSLSRSRRRDGRSETIPPPFPWATNRRATVQTRKYLLENKILKIRGDMECRMCKRKYVMILDLESKFSELWSFIQKEKESMHDRAPNVWLKPVLPRCYHCGQKNSVQPSLAETKKKAINWLFLLLGQMLGCCTLNHLKYFLKHTNRHRTGAKDRNLYSTYMGLCQQLVPECFSS, encoded by the coding sequence ATGCAGAGCCCCAACcccaatgatgatgatgatgatttgttcactctctctctctcttggaaTCCAACTAGAGCATCAAACCTTCCTACCCTAATCATGCAACCGCAACCGCAAAATCCATTCATTAACCCTAGGTTGGCACCCTACACTGCTTCTAACCACAACAACATGAATGCTGGTGTTGATCACGTGCAAGCAAATGCTCATGTACCCTCTTCTTTGTCGCGTTCTCGCCGCCGCGATGGAAGGAGCGAAACCATCCCTCCGCCCTTCCCCTGGGCCACGAACCGCCGCGCCACGGTCCAGACCCGAAAGTACCTCTTGGAGAACAAGATTCTGAAAATCAGGGGGGACATGGAGTGCAGGATGTGCAAGAGAAAGTACGTGATGATTCTTGATCTGGAGAGCAAATTTTCGGAATTGTGGAGCTTCATTCAGAAGGAAAAGGAGAGCATGCATGATAGGGCACCCAACGTTTGGCTGAAACCTGTGCTTCCAAGATGCTATCACTGCGGACAAAAAAACAGCGTCCAACCCTCCCTTGCAGAGACTAAGAAAAAGGCCATTAATTGGTTGTTCTTGCTGCTAGGTCAAATGCTCGGTTGCTGCACTCTCAATCATCTCAAATATTTCCTCAAGCACACCAACCGTCATCGAACTGGAGCCAAGGATCGAAATCTTTATTCTACCTACATGGGCCTCTGCCAGCAGCTAGTTCCTGAGTGCTTCAGTTCTTGA